A region from the Paenibacillus humicola genome encodes:
- a CDS encoding response regulator transcription factor produces the protein MQCLLIDDDIPTVEVLRDFIDWNGLGIDHVYTAHNFADAKALVERHAPDIVICDIEMPKGSGIDMIKWVRENHYDCAFLFFTCHESFEFASTAIAYDTDAYLIKPFDKLKIESVLRKTVHSLINQNKLQQYQQFGERWLKNKGVVEQSFWRDLLFSAISPRPDLIEGEIQKRDLTLNAGDNYYLVLASISKSEIEVAWSESVFKYVFANLTSEILLGDPNPVQVISYMHENRFCNAAVLPGHIAADEIHRSCRMLIRYCREFFRCAATCYVSESMTMDSLAQTRERLEALDLKNMMYRGKVHSQHDSLECPPGEFFKLDANELEQWFIEGEKIKIVNRLRDELEGLISGNKLDAAALHAVQQDFTQIVYAVLAKNKIYAHQLFADPVSSMMFKKSEQSVLDLMKWAAYITDKTVDYLWEIKQSESVVEKVKAFIHENYAQNLNRDSIAATVYLTPDYVAKLFRRETGMPIKDYLNEYRIRAAKELLLQSNESVAGVALLTGFDSISYFSTVFKKITGETPHAFRTKTKR, from the coding sequence ATGCAGTGTCTGTTAATCGATGACGATATCCCGACGGTGGAGGTATTGCGGGATTTTATCGACTGGAACGGTCTCGGAATCGATCATGTATACACCGCCCATAATTTTGCGGACGCCAAAGCGCTCGTGGAGCGGCATGCACCGGACATCGTCATTTGCGATATCGAGATGCCGAAAGGGTCGGGGATCGACATGATCAAATGGGTGAGGGAAAACCATTATGATTGCGCATTCCTGTTCTTTACCTGTCATGAAAGCTTTGAATTCGCTTCCACCGCGATCGCCTACGATACCGATGCCTATTTGATCAAACCGTTTGACAAACTCAAGATTGAATCGGTGCTGCGCAAGACGGTGCATTCGCTCATCAATCAAAACAAATTACAGCAATACCAGCAGTTTGGGGAGCGGTGGTTAAAAAACAAAGGGGTCGTCGAACAAAGCTTTTGGCGGGATCTCTTATTTTCCGCAATCTCCCCTCGTCCGGATTTGATCGAAGGCGAAATTCAGAAAAGAGATCTGACCTTGAATGCCGGGGATAATTATTATTTGGTCTTGGCAAGCATCTCGAAATCCGAAATCGAAGTCGCCTGGAGCGAAAGTGTATTCAAGTATGTGTTCGCCAATCTGACATCGGAAATTTTGCTCGGGGACCCGAATCCCGTACAGGTAATCAGTTATATGCACGAAAACCGGTTTTGCAACGCTGCCGTTCTTCCCGGGCATATCGCGGCCGACGAGATCCATCGCAGCTGCCGCATGCTGATCCGGTACTGCCGGGAGTTTTTCCGGTGTGCGGCGACCTGCTATGTAAGCGAGAGCATGACGATGGACAGTCTGGCGCAGACGAGAGAACGATTGGAAGCGCTCGATTTGAAAAATATGATGTACCGCGGAAAGGTTCATTCCCAGCACGATTCTCTGGAGTGCCCGCCGGGGGAGTTTTTCAAGCTTGATGCGAACGAATTGGAACAGTGGTTTATCGAGGGCGAGAAAATCAAAATCGTGAACAGGCTAAGGGATGAGCTGGAGGGTTTGATTTCCGGCAACAAGCTGGATGCGGCGGCCCTGCACGCCGTTCAACAGGATTTTACGCAGATTGTGTATGCCGTTTTAGCCAAAAACAAAATTTACGCGCACCAGCTTTTTGCCGATCCCGTCTCCTCCATGATGTTTAAAAAATCGGAACAAAGCGTCCTGGATTTGATGAAGTGGGCGGCTTATATCACCGACAAAACCGTCGATTATTTATGGGAAATCAAACAATCCGAAAGCGTTGTCGAGAAAGTGAAAGCCTTTATTCATGAAAATTATGCGCAAAATTTGAACCGGGACAGCATTGCGGCCACCGTTTATTTAACGCCGGACTACGTCGCTAAATTGTTTAGACGCGAAACCGGCATGCCGATCAAAGATTATTTGAATGAATACCGGATTCGGGCGGCCAAAGAGCTGCTCCTGCAAAGCAATGAAAGCGTGGCGGGCGTTGCGCTGCTTACCGGGTTTGACAGCATCTCCTATTTTTCCACGGTGTTCAAGAAAATAACCGGCGAAACGCCTCATGCCTTTCGAACGAAAACCAAGCGTTGA